A genomic region of Pyrus communis chromosome 14, drPyrComm1.1, whole genome shotgun sequence contains the following coding sequences:
- the LOC137716184 gene encoding syntaxin-61-like isoform X1 encodes MPSAQDPFYVVKEEIQESIDKLQSSFHQWERISSDNGEQVRLTKELLASCGSIEWQVDELDKAISVAARDPTWYGIDEVELEKRRRWTSTARAQVGSLKKAVEAGKESSGTSVNGMRRELMRVANSQETERSSPYDAHHNDDFITSESDRQLLLIKQQDEELDELSASVERIGGVGLTIHEELLAQEKIIEELGTEMDGTSNRLDFVQKKVAAVMKKAGVKGQLMMILFLLVLFIILFILVFLT; translated from the exons ATGCCTTCAGCTCAAGATCCATTCTATGTTGTGAAAGAGGAGATTCAAGAATCT ATTGATAAGTTACAGTCTTCTTTTCACCAATGGGAGCGTATTTCATCTGATAATGGAGAGCAAGTACGTCTCACAAAGGAGCTGCTTGCTTCTTGTGGAAGCATTGAATGGCAG GTAGATGAGTTGGACAAAGCGATTTCCGTAGCAGCTAGAGATCCTACATGGTATGGCATTGATGAAGTAGAacttgaaaaacgaaggagatggACAAGCACTGCtcgtgcccag GTGGGCTCTTTAAAGAAAGCAGTCGAAGCTGGAAAGGAGTCTTCTGGAACTAGTGTGAATGGGATGCGTCGAGAACTAATGAGGGTGGCAAATTCTCAGGAGACAGAAAGGTCCAGCCCGTATGATGCGCACCATAACGACGACTTCATAACCTCAGAATCAGATAGACAATTGCTTCTCATAAA GCAACAAGATGAGGAGTTGGACGAACTTAGTGCAAGTGTGGAGAGAATTGGCGGTGTTGGACTTACTATTCATGAAGAGCTCCTCGCACAG GAGAAGATTATAGAAGAATTGGGCACGGAAATGGATGGTACATCAAAtcgtcttgattttgttcag AAGAAGGTGGCTGCAGTGATGAAGAAGGCTGGTGTGAAAGGCCAGTTGATGATGATACTATTTTTGCTGGTTCTGTTCATCATCCTTTTTATATTGGTCTTCCTCACCTAG
- the LOC137716184 gene encoding syntaxin-61-like isoform X2: MESKYVSQRSCLLLVEALNGRKVDELDKAISVAARDPTWYGIDEVELEKRRRWTSTARAQVGSLKKAVEAGKESSGTSVNGMRRELMRVANSQETERSSPYDAHHNDDFITSESDRQLLLIKQQDEELDELSASVERIGGVGLTIHEELLAQEKIIEELGTEMDGTSNRLDFVQKKVAAVMKKAGVKGQLMMILFLLVLFIILFILVFLT, translated from the exons ATGGAGAGCAAGTACGTCTCACAAAGGAGCTGCTTGCTTCTTGTGGAAGCATTGAATGGCAG GAAGGTAGATGAGTTGGACAAAGCGATTTCCGTAGCAGCTAGAGATCCTACATGGTATGGCATTGATGAAGTAGAacttgaaaaacgaaggagatggACAAGCACTGCtcgtgcccag GTGGGCTCTTTAAAGAAAGCAGTCGAAGCTGGAAAGGAGTCTTCTGGAACTAGTGTGAATGGGATGCGTCGAGAACTAATGAGGGTGGCAAATTCTCAGGAGACAGAAAGGTCCAGCCCGTATGATGCGCACCATAACGACGACTTCATAACCTCAGAATCAGATAGACAATTGCTTCTCATAAA GCAACAAGATGAGGAGTTGGACGAACTTAGTGCAAGTGTGGAGAGAATTGGCGGTGTTGGACTTACTATTCATGAAGAGCTCCTCGCACAG GAGAAGATTATAGAAGAATTGGGCACGGAAATGGATGGTACATCAAAtcgtcttgattttgttcag AAGAAGGTGGCTGCAGTGATGAAGAAGGCTGGTGTGAAAGGCCAGTTGATGATGATACTATTTTTGCTGGTTCTGTTCATCATCCTTTTTATATTGGTCTTCCTCACCTAG
- the LOC137716435 gene encoding AUGMIN subunit 4-like — translation MAKGLQQLQGQNLPPDVAHVVDQLERHCLAPDGSLGSKSAYYDLQLAREEMCRERIRYLEAMAIYGEAIAMVEEYQQGLKHSSEAELYETLEHRMTVAEAAQRSRLPLVSKDGEVHEEEIEKCSIMSRSSLDSTCTGVTISSSSNSTNYTASNSLSFSATDIVEPGLGGAPNRFLGITPAYLWQTQLQQSPFCVDMKEYQLCLSREIEARLEEKCDKLADALVIDDIDSSPLHETSSSQLPERVKLITEEIEREEEALQEDLYSADRKFSEYYNVLEQILGVLVKLIKDLKLHHQHNYDELQKTWLCKRCVTMSAKLRKLEYAIVGQTYTKESVPALHKIRKYLTDATEEASVTYNKAVTRLHEYQGVDPHFDQIARQYREIVKKLENMNWTIHQVEMDLKRLPDHPNA, via the exons ATGGCGAAGGGCCTGCAACAACTACAGGGACAAAACCTGCCACCGGATGTGGCCCATGTTGTCGATCAGCTGGAACGCCACTGCTTGGCTCCCGATGGTTCCCTCGGCTCCAAATCCGCATATTACGACCTCCAACTC GCCAGGGAGGAAATGTGCAGGGAAAGAATCCGTTACTTGGAAGCCATG GCAATTTATGGTGAAGCAATTGCAATGGTGGAGGAGTATCAACAGGGATTGAAGCATTCTTCTGAGGCTGAG CTGTACGAGACATTAGAGCATCGAATGACCGTTGCAGAAGCGGCCCAAAGGTCTAGGCTTCCTCTTGTCTCAAAAGATGGTGAAGTTCATGAGGAAGAGATTGAAAAATGCAGTATAATGTCACGGAGTTCCCTTGATAGTACTTGTACCGGTGTTACAATCAGCTCAAGTTCCAACTCCACAAATTATACTGCAAGCAACAGTCTTTCTTTTAGTGCTACTGATATTGTGGAACCTGGACTTGGTGGTGCACCCAATCGCTTTCTTGGAATTACACCTGCTTATTTATGGCAAACACAGCTCCAGCAATCTCCCTTTTGTGTG GATATGAAAGAATACCAGTTGTGTCTTTCCCGTGAGATTGAGGCTCGGTTGGAAGAAAAATGTGACAAGTTAGCTGATGCATTAGTAATTGATGACAttg ATTCATCACCCCTGCATGAAACTTCAAGTTCTCAGCTTCCAGAAAG GGTAAAGTTGATAACTGAGGAGATAGAAAGGGAGGAAGAGGCTTTGCAGGAAGATCTATATTCTGCAGATAGAAAATTTTCTGAATACTATAAc GTATTAGAGCAGATACTGGGAGTTCTCGTCAAGTTGATCAAAGATTTGAAGTTGCACCATCAACACAATTAT GATGAACTACAAAAAACATGGCTGTGCAAAAGGTGTGTGACCATGAGCGCAAAACTGAG GAAACTGGAGTATGCTATCGTTGGTCAAACGTATACTAAGGAATCTGTACCAGCCCTACATAAAATTAG GAAGTATCTTACTGATGCTACGGAAGAAGCTTCGGTTACATATAATAAAGCG GTTACGCGCCTTCATGAGTATCAGGGTGTCGATCCTCACTTCGATCAAATTGCAAGGCAGTACCGTGAAATTGTTAAG AAACTGGAAAACATGAATTGGACGATCCACCAAGTTGAAATGGACCTGAAACGCCTCCCGGATCATCCGAACGCCTAG
- the LOC137716436 gene encoding uncharacterized protein At4g14342 yields MQASDRFNINSQLEHLQAKYVGTGHADMNRYEWAVNIQRDSYASYVGHYPMLAYFALAENESIGRERYNFMQKMLLPCGPPPEREDD; encoded by the exons ATGCAG GCCAGTGATAGGTTCAACATCAATTCCCAGCTTGAACATCTTCAAGCTAAATATGTTGGGACCGGGCATGCCGATATGAATAGATA TGAATGGGCTGTGAATATCCAACGCGATAGCTACGCATCCTATGTCGGCCATTATCCAATGCTTGCTTACTTTGCTCTTGCCGAGAATGAGTCCATTGGAAGAGAACGCTACAACTTTATGCAG AAAATGCTTTTGCCATGTGGTCCTCCTCCAGAAAGAGAAGACGATTGA